Proteins encoded within one genomic window of Methanoregula sp. UBA64:
- a CDS encoding 7-carboxy-7-deazaguanine synthase QueE produces the protein MKLAEIFSSLQGEGVRQGAPCLFVRLSGCNLSCRWCDTREALTGGTEVSEDVVLEQCWRQNPRYVCITGGEPLLQTEALLPLLLSLQKRGIAIDIETNGTIDFTPVQPYASVCMDVKCPSSGERSDLSLLAKIRPEDSVKFVVADLADCRFAHEVIDSHPIAGPVFFSPVFGADTEPLVRYILKNNLPVRFQVQLHKVLGVK, from the coding sequence ATGAAACTTGCCGAGATCTTTTCAAGCCTCCAGGGAGAGGGCGTGCGGCAGGGCGCACCCTGCCTCTTTGTCCGGCTCTCTGGCTGCAACCTTTCCTGCCGCTGGTGCGATACCCGGGAAGCGTTAACCGGCGGTACAGAGGTAAGCGAGGATGTTGTCCTCGAACAATGCTGGCGCCAGAACCCGCGCTATGTCTGCATCACGGGCGGCGAGCCGCTCCTCCAGACCGAAGCGCTCCTCCCGCTCCTTTTATCGTTACAAAAGCGCGGGATCGCGATCGATATCGAGACCAACGGCACCATCGATTTTACTCCCGTCCAGCCGTACGCCTCGGTCTGCATGGACGTCAAGTGCCCGTCCTCGGGAGAGAGGAGCGACCTTTCGCTCCTTGCAAAAATCCGGCCCGAAGATTCCGTGAAGTTCGTGGTGGCTGATCTCGCTGACTGCCGGTTTGCCCATGAGGTGATCGACAGCCACCCGATCGCCGGGCCGGTCTTCTTCTCCCCCGTCTTTGGTGCGGACACGGAACCGCTCGTCCGCTATATTCTCAAAAACAACCTCCCGGTCCGGTTCCAGGTCCAGCTCCACAAGGTCCTGGGAGTGAAATGA
- a CDS encoding 6-carboxytetrahydropterin synthase, giving the protein MTVGIYKEVQIDTSHRLLHYHGKCANLHGHRWKIEVWMEGEPGPETQIVIDYSVIKKVVEKYDHQIILNKDDPMVPRIAEFHPVITTPGDPTSELIATIIRDDLTAACRELGLRASVKKIRVWESPTSCAEIS; this is encoded by the coding sequence ATGACAGTCGGTATCTATAAAGAGGTGCAGATCGACACCAGCCACCGGCTCCTCCATTACCACGGCAAGTGCGCGAACCTCCACGGCCACCGCTGGAAGATCGAGGTCTGGATGGAAGGCGAGCCGGGCCCGGAAACACAGATCGTGATTGATTATTCCGTGATAAAAAAGGTCGTAGAGAAGTACGACCACCAGATTATCCTGAATAAAGACGACCCGATGGTGCCCCGGATCGCAGAGTTCCACCCGGTGATCACAACCCCGGGCGACCCGACAAGCGAGCTCATTGCCACCATTATCCGGGACGACCTGACGGCCGCCTGCCGCGAACTGGGGCTCCGCGCGAGCGTAAAGAAGATCCGGGTGTGGGAATCGCCGACCTCCTGTGCCGAGATTTCATAA
- a CDS encoding 30S ribosomal protein S12: MGQGKFAARKLVRDSQKFRWSDKNYARRELNLDEKSDPLEGAPQARGIVLEKVGVEAKQPNSAIRKCVRVQLIKNGRQVTAFAVGDGAINFIDEHDEVEIEGIGGRLGRSMGDIPGVRYVVTSVNNVCLHEMVIGRKEKPRR, encoded by the coding sequence ATGGGACAGGGTAAATTTGCAGCCAGAAAACTGGTTCGGGACTCTCAGAAATTCCGGTGGAGCGACAAGAATTACGCCCGCCGCGAACTCAACCTCGATGAGAAGTCGGATCCGCTGGAAGGCGCTCCGCAGGCGAGGGGTATAGTACTTGAGAAAGTCGGTGTCGAGGCCAAGCAGCCCAACTCCGCAATCCGGAAGTGCGTGCGCGTCCAGCTCATCAAGAACGGACGGCAGGTCACTGCCTTTGCGGTGGGCGACGGCGCCATTAACTTCATCGACGAACACGATGAAGTCGAGATCGAAGGCATCGGCGGCCGTCTGGGCCGGTCCATGGGAGATATCCCCGGGGTCCGGTACGTGGTCACGAGCGTTAACAACGTCTGCCTCCACGAGATGGTGATTGGCAGGAAGGAGAAACCGCGCAGGTGA
- a CDS encoding 30S ribosomal protein S7: protein MAEAEVKTEAPEATIHQSKALLFNKWDVAEVKVTDPSLVRYVNLTPQIIPHSCGKFSRQEFNKANMMIVERLINRLMQTENNTGKKQLAIGIVRDAFEIINKKTKRNPVEVLVEAIGNTGPREETVRLKYGGINVPKSVDTAPLRRVDSAVGFIAEAVWKSSRKNKKPASAILADELIAAAKGDAKCYSVGKKEEKERIAKSAR from the coding sequence ATGGCAGAAGCAGAAGTAAAGACAGAAGCCCCGGAAGCAACAATCCACCAGTCAAAGGCCTTGCTCTTTAACAAGTGGGACGTAGCCGAAGTCAAAGTCACTGACCCGAGCCTGGTGCGGTACGTCAATCTCACCCCCCAGATCATCCCCCACTCCTGCGGAAAGTTCTCGCGCCAGGAGTTCAATAAGGCAAATATGATGATTGTCGAGCGGTTGATCAACCGCCTGATGCAGACCGAGAATAACACCGGCAAGAAGCAGCTGGCAATAGGGATTGTGCGGGATGCATTCGAGATCATCAACAAGAAGACCAAGAGAAACCCGGTCGAGGTTCTTGTCGAGGCCATCGGGAACACCGGCCCCCGCGAAGAGACCGTTCGTCTCAAATACGGTGGGATCAATGTCCCGAAGTCGGTCGATACCGCGCCCCTGCGCCGTGTCGACTCTGCAGTCGGGTTCATTGCCGAGGCAGTCTGGAAGTCCTCGCGCAAGAACAAGAAACCCGCAAGCGCGATTCTCGCCGACGAACTGATCGCCGCCGCGAAAGGCGACGCGAAGTGTTACTCGGTCGGGAAAAAGGAAGAAAAAGAGCGGATTGCAAAGTCCGCCCGGTAA
- a CDS encoding elongation factor EF-2 — protein MSRGKKTVERVVELMKDPKHIRNIGIVAHIDHGKTTLSDNLLAGAGIISEELAGKQLFMDSDAEEQARGITIDASNVSMVHEVEGQDYLINMIDTPGHVDFGGDVTRAMRAVDGAVVLVDAVEGTMPQTETVLRQALKEQVRPVLFINKVDRLVNEIKVDETEMQIRLGKVIDKVNKLIKGMNEEAYNNGWKLDASKGTVAFGSALYNWAISVPYMKKSGVSFKDVFEKCRAGDMKFLAKNSPLYEVVLDMVVHHLPNPLEAQPRRVNVIWHGDHSTKEGKAMLACDPNGPATMMVTDISFDPHAGEVATGRLFSGTLRRGDSLYVMGSAKKENRLQQVGIFMGPKRVEVEEIVAGNIAAVTGLKDAIVGSTVTSLMEMSPFESLKHYSEPVMTVAVEAKNMKDLPKLVEVLRQVAKEDPTLVIAINEETGEHLIAGMGELHLEIITGRIKRDKGVEIVTSEPIVVYRETVTGKVENVEGKSPNRHNRFYFTLEPLPDEIVTMIKAGDVSMNQQAIERRDVLLKAGMDKDEAKNVKHIKGTNMLIDMTKGVQYLNETMELIIEGINEALAGGPLADEPVQNLKMTLTDVKLHEDAIHRGPAQVIPAVRGAIKGGMLIAGDSLLEPVQKIQISVPMDQMGAATSQIQGRRGQVFDMQSEGDTITVVGKAPVAELFGFAGDIRSATEGRAMWNTEFSGFELVPNNMVKDVVVAIRKRKGLKEQMPTPSDYLG, from the coding sequence ATGTCACGCGGCAAAAAAACGGTAGAGCGCGTAGTCGAGCTCATGAAAGACCCCAAGCACATCAGGAACATTGGTATCGTGGCCCACATCGACCACGGCAAGACCACGCTTTCCGATAACCTGCTTGCGGGCGCCGGTATTATCTCAGAAGAACTCGCGGGCAAACAGCTCTTCATGGATTCGGATGCAGAAGAGCAGGCCCGCGGTATCACGATCGATGCGTCGAACGTCTCGATGGTGCACGAAGTCGAAGGCCAGGATTATCTCATCAACATGATCGATACGCCGGGCCACGTTGACTTCGGTGGCGACGTTACGCGTGCAATGCGTGCGGTCGACGGCGCCGTTGTGCTCGTCGATGCAGTCGAAGGCACGATGCCCCAGACCGAGACCGTGCTCCGGCAGGCATTAAAGGAGCAGGTCCGCCCGGTCCTCTTCATCAACAAGGTTGACCGGCTGGTTAACGAGATCAAGGTCGACGAGACCGAGATGCAGATCCGGCTCGGGAAAGTGATCGACAAGGTCAACAAGCTCATCAAGGGCATGAACGAGGAAGCCTACAACAACGGCTGGAAACTCGATGCCTCGAAAGGAACGGTTGCCTTCGGGTCCGCGCTCTACAACTGGGCTATCTCTGTCCCGTACATGAAAAAGAGTGGCGTCTCCTTTAAGGACGTTTTCGAGAAGTGCCGGGCCGGCGACATGAAGTTCCTCGCAAAGAACAGCCCGCTCTACGAAGTCGTGCTCGACATGGTCGTCCACCACCTGCCAAACCCGCTCGAGGCCCAGCCCCGGCGTGTGAACGTTATCTGGCACGGAGACCACTCGACAAAGGAAGGGAAGGCAATGCTCGCCTGCGACCCGAACGGTCCGGCAACGATGATGGTTACCGATATCTCGTTTGACCCCCACGCGGGCGAAGTTGCAACGGGCCGTCTCTTCTCCGGGACGCTCCGGCGCGGCGACAGCCTCTACGTCATGGGTTCCGCCAAAAAGGAGAACCGTCTCCAGCAGGTTGGTATCTTCATGGGCCCGAAGCGTGTCGAGGTCGAGGAGATTGTCGCAGGAAACATCGCGGCAGTCACCGGCCTTAAGGACGCCATTGTCGGTTCGACCGTCACCTCCCTCATGGAGATGTCGCCGTTTGAGTCGCTCAAGCACTACTCCGAACCGGTCATGACCGTTGCCGTCGAGGCAAAGAACATGAAGGACCTGCCCAAGTTAGTCGAAGTGCTCCGGCAGGTTGCAAAGGAAGACCCGACGCTCGTTATCGCTATCAACGAAGAGACCGGTGAGCACCTGATCGCCGGTATGGGCGAGCTGCACCTTGAGATCATCACCGGCCGTATCAAGCGCGACAAGGGTGTCGAGATCGTCACCTCCGAACCGATTGTCGTGTACCGTGAGACCGTTACCGGCAAGGTGGAGAATGTTGAAGGAAAATCCCCGAACCGCCACAACCGGTTCTACTTCACGCTCGAACCGCTGCCGGATGAGATCGTTACCATGATCAAGGCCGGCGATGTCTCGATGAACCAGCAGGCCATCGAACGCCGTGACGTGCTCTTAAAGGCAGGCATGGACAAGGACGAGGCGAAAAACGTCAAGCATATCAAGGGCACGAACATGCTCATCGATATGACCAAGGGTGTCCAGTACCTCAACGAAACAATGGAACTCATCATCGAAGGTATCAACGAAGCCCTTGCCGGCGGCCCGCTCGCTGACGAGCCCGTCCAGAACCTCAAAATGACCCTGACCGATGTCAAGCTCCACGAAGATGCAATCCACCGTGGCCCGGCACAGGTCATCCCCGCCGTCCGTGGCGCAATCAAGGGTGGTATGCTCATTGCCGGCGACTCGCTCTTGGAGCCGGTCCAGAAGATCCAGATCTCGGTCCCGATGGACCAGATGGGCGCCGCAACCTCCCAGATCCAGGGACGGCGCGGCCAGGTCTTCGACATGCAGAGCGAGGGCGACACGATCACAGTGGTCGGGAAAGCCCCGGTCGCCGAGCTCTTCGGGTTTGCCGGCGATATCCGGTCCGCAACTGAAGGCCGTGCCATGTGGAACACCGAGTTCTCGGGCTTTGAACTTGTCCCCAACAACATGGTAAAAGACGTAGTCGTTGCAATCCGCAAGAGGAAAGGCCTCAAAGAGCAGATGCCGACCCCGAGCGATTACCTCGGATAA
- a CDS encoding ion transporter — MPEASTHALPVGKLDFRDLKDPGYEIFIIGVSILSVINLGLVYIPGLDPDAVNVILVINFFLTVIFIADFIFRLFSADSKKHYFFADWGWADLLASIPSLRILRIFRILKAYRLMSKYGAQNIWNQLKKHRAESMLYIVLFCVMLVIESGSVLVLMAERSAPNANILTASDAMWWVYVTITTVGYGDRYPVTNAGRIVGVLVMTTGVGLFGTLAGYIANKLLAPPEDTEPSGDPPAEPAPGPGRDAEILARLDRIEEEIKSRPRPPGPGGP, encoded by the coding sequence ATGCCGGAAGCCTCAACGCATGCGCTGCCTGTCGGGAAGCTTGACTTCAGGGACTTAAAAGATCCCGGCTACGAGATCTTCATCATCGGGGTCTCGATCCTTTCGGTCATAAACCTCGGGCTGGTGTACATCCCGGGCCTGGACCCGGATGCGGTCAATGTAATCCTTGTCATCAACTTCTTTCTGACCGTCATCTTCATCGCCGATTTTATCTTCCGCCTGTTTTCGGCGGATTCAAAGAAGCATTACTTCTTTGCTGACTGGGGATGGGCCGACCTCCTCGCGAGCATCCCCTCCCTGCGTATCCTGAGGATCTTCCGGATCCTCAAGGCCTACCGGCTCATGAGCAAGTACGGGGCACAGAACATCTGGAACCAGCTCAAGAAACACCGGGCCGAGAGCATGCTCTATATCGTGCTCTTCTGCGTGATGCTCGTTATCGAGAGCGGCTCTGTACTCGTGCTCATGGCCGAGCGCTCGGCCCCGAACGCGAATATCCTCACGGCTTCGGATGCAATGTGGTGGGTGTACGTCACGATCACGACCGTGGGCTACGGCGACCGGTACCCGGTAACCAATGCCGGCCGGATCGTGGGCGTGCTCGTGATGACAACCGGCGTCGGGCTCTTTGGCACCCTTGCCGGGTATATCGCCAACAAGCTGCTCGCGCCGCCAGAGGACACCGAGCCTTCGGGCGATCCTCCGGCAGAACCGGCCCCGGGCCCCGGCCGCGATGCCGAGATCCTGGCCCGGCTCGACCGGATCGAAGAGGAGATCAAAAGCCGGCCGCGTCCCCCGGGGCCGGGCGGGCCGTAA
- a CDS encoding M20/M25/M40 family metallo-hydrolase, with product MAGANDDLTGGMAARAQALMPEVTRDLADLVRCASVSLPGHPEAPVRAAAERTLALLKKYGLSSARFMEIPGGYPAVYAEIPAPPGAPTVLLYAHYDVQPAKPEDGWATDPFVPVEKDSRLFGRGTADDKSGILIIAAALSLFSGHPPVGVKVVIEGEEETESHLDAYVAAHPGIFSCDAFVILDNGNLAVRQPALTTTLRGVVSCTVDVSTLDHPVHSGMFGGAAPDALVALIAILSTLHDPSGRVAVRGLAVSAQPESEYPEALYREGAGILPGTALTGTGPLGARLWSEPSVSVIGIDAASVAGSANILIPRARAKVSLRIAPDADPARELSLLMAHLRSAAPWGAKVEVTETGRSAGFVCPAGHPATAAAKAALAAAFHCPVREKGSGGSIPLLALLHAAAPEAGFVLIGAEDTACSRIHGTNESVDLGEVERCITGLALFFEGFSRRPQ from the coding sequence GTGGCAGGCGCGAATGACGATCTGACCGGCGGGATGGCGGCACGGGCGCAGGCCCTCATGCCGGAGGTTACCCGGGACCTTGCCGATCTTGTCCGCTGCGCCTCGGTCTCGCTTCCCGGCCACCCGGAGGCTCCCGTCCGTGCGGCTGCGGAGAGGACGCTTGCACTTTTGAAAAAATACGGCCTCTCCTCCGCCCGGTTCATGGAGATCCCGGGCGGGTACCCGGCGGTATACGCGGAGATCCCCGCCCCGCCCGGCGCCCCGACCGTGCTGCTCTATGCCCATTACGATGTCCAGCCGGCAAAGCCGGAGGACGGCTGGGCAACCGATCCGTTCGTGCCGGTGGAAAAGGACAGCCGGCTCTTTGGCCGCGGGACTGCGGACGACAAGTCGGGGATCCTGATTATCGCTGCGGCACTATCCCTCTTCTCCGGCCATCCCCCGGTGGGCGTAAAGGTGGTGATCGAAGGCGAGGAGGAGACCGAGAGCCACCTCGACGCGTACGTGGCAGCGCACCCGGGCATCTTTTCCTGCGATGCATTCGTGATCCTCGACAACGGCAACCTTGCCGTCCGGCAGCCGGCGCTCACCACCACGCTGCGGGGAGTCGTCTCCTGCACGGTCGATGTCTCCACGCTCGACCACCCGGTCCACTCGGGGATGTTTGGCGGCGCAGCGCCGGATGCGCTCGTGGCGCTTATTGCGATCCTCTCTACCCTGCACGACCCGTCAGGCCGGGTGGCGGTCCGGGGCCTTGCGGTCTCTGCCCAGCCTGAATCGGAATACCCCGAGGCCCTGTACCGCGAAGGGGCCGGGATTCTCCCGGGCACAGCGCTGACCGGCACCGGGCCGCTTGGCGCCCGGCTCTGGTCGGAGCCGTCGGTCTCCGTGATCGGGATCGATGCGGCCTCCGTTGCCGGCTCGGCAAACATCCTCATCCCCCGGGCCCGGGCAAAGGTCAGCCTCCGGATCGCCCCCGACGCCGACCCGGCCCGCGAACTCTCCCTCCTCATGGCCCACCTGCGGTCCGCCGCACCCTGGGGCGCAAAGGTCGAGGTGACAGAGACCGGCCGGTCTGCCGGGTTTGTCTGCCCGGCCGGCCACCCGGCAACCGCTGCGGCAAAAGCAGCACTTGCGGCAGCGTTTCATTGCCCGGTGCGGGAGAAGGGAAGCGGCGGCTCGATCCCGCTCCTTGCGCTGCTGCACGCGGCAGCGCCAGAGGCCGGCTTTGTCCTCATCGGCGCAGAAGACACGGCCTGTTCCCGGATCCACGGGACAAACGAGAGCGTGGACCTTGGCGAGGTAGAACGCTGCATCACGGGCCTCGCACTCTTTTTCGAAGGCTTTTCCCGCCGGCCGCAGTGA
- a CDS encoding pyridoxamine 5'-phosphate oxidase family protein: MVKLTAEIKESLAATKLVYLSTASKAGVPNAVPIGAFKLLDDGTMLISDQFFNKTLANLKENPHAGITWWGEKGGFQIKGTTTIHTGDEIFREDAAWIKELKPNLVAKSAIVLAITDVFQVKPGPGAGSKIL, from the coding sequence ATGGTAAAACTTACCGCTGAAATAAAAGAGTCTCTTGCCGCAACAAAGCTCGTGTACCTTTCCACCGCTTCAAAAGCGGGCGTCCCAAACGCTGTACCCATCGGCGCATTCAAGCTGCTCGATGACGGGACCATGCTCATCTCGGACCAGTTCTTCAACAAGACGCTCGCGAACCTAAAAGAGAACCCGCACGCCGGGATCACCTGGTGGGGCGAGAAGGGCGGCTTCCAGATCAAGGGAACCACCACCATCCATACCGGTGACGAGATCTTCAGGGAGGACGCGGCCTGGATAAAAGAGCTCAAGCCAAACCTTGTCGCAAAGTCCGCGATCGTCCTTGCGATCACCGACGTCTTCCAGGTTAAGCCCGGGCCGGGCGCGGGCTCGAAGATCCTCTAA
- a CDS encoding TATA-box-binding protein, whose translation MAGKSFESLKIENIVASGAIAESIDLAALAENLENCELNKKRFPGAVYRIKNPKIAALIFSSGKIVMTGIRSPEGLTEGLKVIVNAMNSAGFPTLKEPQVVITNMVCSYDLARYINLNKVVVTLNLENTEYEPEQFPGLVFRIKDPKIVVLIFSSGKLILTGGKNLEDIQKGLDILTQKLESIM comes from the coding sequence ATGGCCGGTAAAAGTTTTGAATCCCTGAAAATCGAGAACATCGTTGCATCCGGTGCCATCGCAGAGTCCATCGATCTTGCCGCACTGGCAGAGAACCTGGAAAACTGCGAACTCAACAAGAAACGGTTCCCCGGCGCGGTCTACCGTATCAAGAACCCGAAAATTGCAGCCCTGATCTTCTCTTCGGGCAAGATCGTGATGACCGGGATCCGTTCTCCCGAAGGGCTCACCGAAGGGCTCAAGGTCATTGTCAACGCCATGAACAGCGCGGGTTTTCCAACGCTCAAAGAGCCGCAGGTCGTTATCACGAACATGGTCTGCTCCTACGATCTTGCCCGGTACATCAACCTCAACAAGGTCGTTGTCACGCTCAACCTGGAGAACACCGAGTACGAGCCCGAACAGTTCCCGGGCCTCGTGTTCCGGATAAAAGACCCGAAGATCGTTGTCCTGATCTTCTCTTCGGGAAAACTCATTCTTACCGGGGGGAAAAATCTCGAAGACATCCAGAAGGGACTCGATATCCTCACGCAGAAACTCGAAAGTATCATGTAA
- a CDS encoding 30S ribosomal protein S17e, giving the protein MGIKPSYIKNLGTTLLAKQREYFTKNFDENKKQLSVSASIPSKRVRNRIAGYITRRMNAKKRT; this is encoded by the coding sequence ATGGGAATCAAACCGTCCTATATCAAGAATCTCGGTACAACGCTTCTTGCCAAGCAGCGGGAGTACTTTACGAAAAACTTCGATGAGAACAAGAAGCAGCTGTCCGTTTCGGCAAGCATCCCCAGTAAGCGCGTGAGAAACCGGATCGCCGGCTACATCACCCGCCGGATGAACGCGAAGAAGCGTACATAA
- a CDS encoding Fic family protein: MENSRNFSPVFTYTHAMVSRLAAIAAAREVILHARLVPKWEVSIRREQLVLAAHASTAIEGNPLSLAEVSRLAQGREVMAARRAKAEVLNYLFVLEHIDRYQQEGAVTREHLLSIHRDITRETLDSPAAEGAFRTVKVVVGNRITREVVYSPPPVKEVVPQVTALLDWLNSEAAHGMHPVIAAGIAHYELVRIHPFVDGNGRTARALATLVLAMREFDIKRFFTLDDFYDSDRPAYYRILKEENLAYPDCTVWLEYFLSGVEVSLGRVKERVLLLSSDEHRKVKGGQVALSGRQMKIVEFIHANGSVKSGDLMRRYGISRQAAGKELRAMVGQNLIRPEGKGRATRYVMV, from the coding sequence ATGGAGAATTCCCGGAACTTTTCGCCGGTTTTTACGTACACCCACGCGATGGTGAGCCGGCTTGCAGCGATAGCAGCGGCCCGCGAAGTGATCCTCCATGCCCGCCTTGTCCCGAAATGGGAAGTCTCGATCCGCCGGGAGCAGCTGGTCCTTGCAGCCCATGCATCTACGGCAATCGAGGGAAACCCGCTCTCGCTTGCTGAGGTGAGCCGGCTCGCACAGGGCCGCGAGGTGATGGCGGCCCGGCGGGCAAAAGCTGAGGTGCTCAATTACCTTTTTGTGCTGGAGCACATCGACCGGTACCAGCAGGAGGGCGCGGTTACCCGGGAGCATCTTCTTTCTATTCACCGGGATATTACGCGGGAGACACTTGATTCCCCGGCAGCGGAAGGAGCGTTCCGCACGGTAAAAGTGGTGGTGGGAAACCGGATTACCCGCGAGGTCGTGTACTCTCCGCCACCGGTAAAAGAAGTTGTCCCGCAGGTGACTGCCCTTCTTGACTGGCTTAATTCAGAAGCGGCGCACGGGATGCACCCGGTGATTGCTGCCGGGATTGCGCATTACGAGCTGGTGCGGATCCACCCGTTTGTGGACGGGAACGGGAGGACTGCCCGGGCTCTTGCTACGCTTGTCCTTGCAATGCGGGAGTTTGATATTAAGCGGTTCTTTACGCTGGATGATTTCTACGACAGCGACCGACCTGCGTATTACCGTATCCTCAAAGAGGAGAACCTGGCGTACCCGGACTGCACGGTGTGGCTGGAATATTTCCTTTCCGGTGTGGAGGTCTCGCTCGGGCGCGTGAAGGAACGGGTATTGTTACTCTCGTCCGATGAGCACCGGAAGGTAAAAGGGGGCCAGGTGGCGCTGTCGGGGCGACAGATGAAGATTGTCGAGTTCATCCACGCGAACGGTTCGGTGAAAAGCGGGGACCTGATGCGCCGGTATGGCATTTCCCGGCAGGCTGCCGGCAAGGAACTTCGTGCGATGGTGGGACAGAACCTGATCCGTCCGGAGGGGAAAGGACGGGCGACCCGATATGTGATGGTGTGA
- a CDS encoding cysteine hydrolase family protein, giving the protein MKQALLVIDVQNEYFTGALPVTYPEGSLANITRAMDHAHASGIPVAVIRHTSPDPGAPAFRKGSHGWELHDEVKKRHADIVIDKALPGSFTGTDLGAWLAENGITTVTISGYMTQMCCDTTARQAVHLGYAVNFLSDATGTLAVSNAAGSVTAEELHRAILVTQQMRFARVMGTEEWVKEK; this is encoded by the coding sequence ATGAAGCAGGCGTTACTTGTCATCGATGTGCAGAACGAGTATTTCACCGGGGCGCTGCCGGTAACGTACCCGGAGGGGAGCCTTGCAAATATTACCCGGGCCATGGACCATGCGCACGCGTCCGGGATCCCGGTGGCAGTGATCCGGCACACGAGCCCGGACCCGGGTGCGCCAGCGTTCCGGAAAGGTTCGCACGGCTGGGAGCTCCACGACGAGGTAAAGAAGCGGCACGCGGATATCGTGATCGACAAGGCCCTGCCCGGGAGTTTTACCGGCACGGACCTCGGGGCGTGGCTTGCAGAAAACGGCATCACGACCGTCACGATCTCGGGCTACATGACCCAGATGTGCTGCGACACGACCGCACGCCAGGCCGTGCACCTCGGCTATGCCGTCAACTTCCTCTCCGATGCCACGGGTACGCTCGCGGTCTCAAACGCTGCCGGGTCGGTCACGGCCGAGGAGCTGCACCGGGCGATCCTCGTGACGCAGCAAATGCGGTTTGCGAGAGTGATGGGGACGGAGGAGTGGGTGAAGGAGAAATAA
- a CDS encoding DUF4258 domain-containing protein, giving the protein MEKKPAAKMFPEHVRLIFRIHALRQMFLRQISDGEVVELLKCGTIIEDYPDDQPYASCLVSGMVNHRPLHAVMAYNNVDREAIVITAYEPDPAVWSEDYTRRKS; this is encoded by the coding sequence ATGGAAAAAAAACCTGCGGCAAAAATGTTCCCGGAACATGTCCGGCTCATCTTCCGCATTCATGCACTCCGACAGATGTTTTTGCGGCAGATATCTGATGGTGAAGTTGTGGAATTGCTGAAGTGTGGTACCATAATAGAGGATTACCCGGACGATCAGCCCTATGCCAGCTGTCTTGTATCCGGCATGGTAAACCACCGGCCTCTCCATGCGGTTATGGCATACAATAATGTAGATCGTGAAGCAATTGTGATCACAGCATACGAACCGGACCCGGCGGTCTGGTCAGAAGATTATACCAGGAGGAAATCATGA
- a CDS encoding type II toxin-antitoxin system MqsA family antitoxin: MKCAICRHGTTREGTTTVTFERDGMTLVVKEVPARICTNCGEDYVDEKVAHEIMEMAGRMVKSGALVDVRRYVPGPAVPC; this comes from the coding sequence ATGAAGTGCGCAATCTGCCGGCACGGGACAACCCGGGAAGGGACGACAACGGTGACGTTCGAGCGTGACGGGATGACGCTGGTGGTCAAGGAAGTCCCGGCCCGGATCTGCACCAACTGCGGCGAGGATTATGTTGACGAGAAGGTCGCCCATGAGATCATGGAGATGGCCGGGCGCATGGTAAAAAGCGGCGCACTGGTGGATGTCCGGCGGTATGTGCCCGGCCCTGCCGTGCCGTGCTAA
- a CDS encoding type II toxin-antitoxin system death-on-curing family toxin encodes MSENEITSREIIEIHADILRDFGGTPGIRDTGTLDYVIYQVNRSKKLLRKSAIILHGIATGHPFVDGNKRTAFVAADNLVRDQGYLISATDDEVVAFMLEVAEYKHTMESVETWLKEKTGL; translated from the coding sequence TTGTCGGAAAACGAGATCACTTCCCGGGAGATTATCGAGATCCATGCAGATATTCTGCGGGATTTTGGCGGAACACCCGGCATACGCGACACCGGGACGCTGGATTACGTAATCTACCAGGTAAACCGAAGCAAAAAACTCTTGAGAAAATCCGCGATCATCCTCCACGGGATAGCAACCGGGCACCCCTTCGTTGACGGGAATAAACGAACTGCGTTTGTTGCCGCTGATAACCTGGTACGGGATCAGGGATACCTGATCAGCGCAACGGATGACGAAGTCGTCGCGTTCATGCTGGAAGTGGCAGAATACAAACACACAATGGAATCTGTCGAAACGTGGTTAAAAGAAAAGACGGGATTATAA